The Streptomyces sp. NBC_00162 genome window below encodes:
- a CDS encoding RNA 2'-phosphotransferase: MDDRRTVKVSKYVSKHLRHQPERIGLVLDPQGWVEIDDLLRAAAAHGFAFSRAELDHVVAANDKQRFAVDGTRIRASQGHTVAVDLNLPEAEPPAYLYHGTVAAALDAIRAEGLRPMARHHVHLSPDRETATRVGARRGRPVVLSVDAGAMRAAGHVFRISANGVWLVDAVPPQFLRFQ; this comes from the coding sequence ATGGATGACAGGCGCACCGTGAAGGTGTCCAAATACGTCTCGAAACACCTGCGACATCAGCCGGAACGGATCGGACTGGTGCTCGACCCCCAGGGCTGGGTGGAGATCGACGACCTGCTGCGCGCGGCCGCCGCCCACGGTTTCGCCTTCAGCCGGGCCGAGCTCGATCACGTCGTCGCCGCCAACGACAAGCAGAGGTTCGCCGTCGACGGCACCCGGATCCGGGCCAGCCAGGGCCACACGGTGGCCGTGGACCTGAACCTTCCGGAGGCCGAACCGCCCGCGTACCTCTACCACGGCACCGTCGCCGCCGCCCTGGACGCGATCCGCGCCGAGGGCCTGCGCCCGATGGCCCGCCACCACGTGCACCTGTCCCCCGACCGGGAGACCGCGACCCGGGTCGGCGCACGACGCGGCCGGCCCGTGGTGCTCAGCGTGGACGCGGGCGCGATGCGCGCCGCCGGGCACGTCTTCCGGATCAGCGCCAACGGGGTGTGGCTGGTGGACGCCGTACCGCCGCAGTTCCTGCGCTTCCAGTAG
- a CDS encoding tetratricopeptide repeat protein, giving the protein MTSLTRQEIEQGLAENRQSPGGSARNAHAEALVAAAEASGDRALFRETLDNLINAYLWSSESSKLLVPFARLLQEYDKDPGAFSEWDAHSLFWQFKWVATAISDSPGIPLESATGWLDEMERRYRIAGYSERPVREAELWLADAIGDDERAERAFKRWLAADRDDMSDCRACELNGQGQYAVLRDDDAQALEIWAPVLAGENTCAEEPHRVLATSLLPLSRLGRTDEARSNHLRGYRMARGNESLLPAVAKHIEFCALTGNESRGLEILAEHASHVGPLANVDDQLAFHGGILVLLRRLRELGHGQSPAVPYEGVPHTVSELYEVLHAGALGIARQFDVRNGTTRVSDRFLARIGREPLIGHLPLGVRSAALGQAVSPAAPGFSTAPSPAMAPTGFAELVERARQARDLGHPGADALWAEVAVRVDAQPEPDPLVSADLADYRALAAAKRGAEEAPELLAAVRAGYRALGRAERAALTDLRLASVAAQSGAAPAEIRRLLGVAVRAAESLDAAEPLRTRRIALAELTAIRVESYLRSVEATGDEEHGHGHVELAAELTAFVAAYEGTLADLTAEAEEMLGRIALSQGDLERAVDLLAAAAERAVAAGLPWQAVDALVLRAGVLMRLDRPEEAEQAARSALEGAAEVTDAEAQGVVRLTLADILLRRGEAAEAAGHALTGAHWFDQAGLTADGGAQVRLVLARAYAQDGRAAEAAEVLQSALPDLLEHGEEQAVFAREFLGDLLRRLNEFRPAAEQYLLAAETAKGWEDPRPQAGLAQSAADTLSDAGLATEAVAAYERALELHRLTGEAPVAEVRVLRSLAWLGLREAVTDAAVSRARTLMDEAVGVLEAALTAEPGAAHLRSELAQTWHQLAQVLDRRVSAQAEHFDEDEDEHEDDDRDGDEGGGEDAPEKLSEAEIEALRLEEIGLWDRAASAYAELGPDHLRDRFQCLNNAAWTEQERGRADAGAARVAALIDEVKALPESDVPDWLLPSAERLFAQLTA; this is encoded by the coding sequence GTGACGAGCCTGACGCGTCAGGAGATCGAGCAGGGGTTGGCGGAGAACCGCCAATCCCCGGGCGGCTCCGCGCGCAACGCGCACGCCGAGGCCCTGGTCGCCGCCGCCGAGGCGAGCGGCGACCGCGCCCTCTTCCGGGAGACCCTGGACAACCTGATCAACGCCTATCTGTGGAGCTCCGAGTCCTCGAAGCTGCTGGTGCCCTTCGCCCGGCTGCTCCAGGAGTACGACAAGGATCCCGGCGCCTTCTCGGAATGGGACGCGCACTCGCTGTTCTGGCAGTTCAAGTGGGTTGCCACGGCCATCTCCGACTCCCCCGGGATCCCACTGGAGTCGGCCACCGGCTGGCTGGACGAGATGGAGCGGCGATACAGGATCGCGGGCTACAGCGAGCGGCCCGTACGGGAGGCCGAACTCTGGCTCGCCGATGCGATCGGCGACGACGAGCGGGCGGAGCGGGCCTTCAAGCGCTGGCTGGCGGCCGATCGCGACGACATGAGCGACTGCCGCGCCTGCGAGCTCAACGGCCAGGGCCAGTACGCGGTCCTGCGCGACGACGACGCCCAGGCCCTGGAGATCTGGGCGCCGGTGCTGGCGGGTGAGAACACCTGCGCCGAGGAGCCGCACCGGGTGCTGGCCACCTCCCTGCTGCCGCTGTCGCGGCTCGGCCGGACCGACGAGGCGCGCTCGAACCACCTGCGCGGCTACCGCATGGCGCGTGGCAACGAAAGCCTGCTGCCCGCGGTCGCCAAGCACATCGAGTTCTGCGCGCTGACCGGGAACGAATCGCGCGGCCTGGAGATCCTGGCCGAGCACGCCTCCCACGTCGGACCGCTCGCCAATGTCGACGACCAGCTGGCCTTCCACGGCGGCATCCTCGTACTGCTGCGCCGGCTGAGGGAGCTGGGGCACGGGCAGAGCCCGGCCGTCCCCTACGAGGGCGTGCCGCACACCGTCTCCGAGCTGTACGAGGTGCTGCACGCGGGCGCGCTCGGCATCGCCCGGCAGTTCGACGTGCGCAACGGCACCACCCGGGTCTCGGACCGGTTCCTGGCGCGGATCGGGCGGGAGCCGCTGATCGGCCACCTGCCGCTGGGGGTGCGCAGTGCGGCGCTCGGGCAGGCCGTCAGCCCCGCCGCTCCCGGCTTTTCCACCGCGCCCTCGCCGGCGATGGCGCCCACCGGGTTCGCCGAGCTGGTGGAGCGCGCCCGGCAGGCGCGTGACCTGGGCCATCCAGGCGCCGACGCACTGTGGGCCGAGGTGGCCGTACGGGTGGACGCACAGCCGGAGCCCGACCCGCTGGTCTCGGCCGACCTGGCGGACTACCGGGCGCTCGCCGCGGCGAAGCGGGGGGCCGAGGAGGCACCGGAGCTGCTGGCGGCGGTGCGCGCGGGCTACCGGGCGCTCGGGCGGGCGGAACGCGCGGCCCTGACCGACCTGCGGCTGGCGAGCGTGGCCGCACAGTCCGGGGCCGCGCCCGCGGAGATCAGGAGGCTGCTCGGCGTGGCCGTGCGGGCCGCGGAGTCGCTGGACGCCGCGGAGCCGCTGCGGACCCGGCGGATCGCGCTCGCGGAACTGACGGCGATCCGCGTGGAGTCGTACCTGCGCTCGGTCGAGGCCACCGGGGACGAGGAGCACGGGCACGGTCATGTCGAGCTGGCGGCCGAGCTGACCGCTTTCGTCGCGGCCTACGAGGGCACGCTGGCGGATCTCACGGCCGAGGCCGAGGAGATGCTGGGGCGGATCGCGCTGTCGCAGGGCGACCTGGAGCGGGCCGTGGATCTGCTGGCGGCTGCTGCGGAGCGGGCGGTCGCGGCGGGCCTGCCGTGGCAGGCGGTGGACGCGCTGGTGCTGCGGGCCGGGGTGCTGATGCGGCTGGACCGGCCTGAGGAGGCGGAGCAGGCGGCGCGTTCCGCGCTGGAGGGTGCCGCCGAGGTGACCGACGCCGAGGCGCAGGGCGTCGTACGGCTGACCCTCGCGGACATCCTGCTGCGACGGGGGGAGGCGGCCGAGGCCGCGGGGCACGCGTTGACGGGAGCCCACTGGTTCGACCAGGCCGGTCTCACCGCCGACGGCGGGGCGCAGGTCCGGCTGGTTCTGGCCCGGGCGTACGCACAGGACGGGCGGGCCGCCGAGGCGGCGGAGGTCCTGCAGTCGGCCCTTCCGGATCTGCTGGAGCACGGCGAGGAGCAGGCCGTCTTCGCCCGGGAGTTCCTGGGTGATCTGCTGCGTCGGCTGAACGAGTTCCGGCCGGCGGCGGAGCAGTACCTGCTGGCGGCGGAGACGGCCAAGGGGTGGGAGGATCCGCGGCCGCAGGCCGGCCTCGCCCAGTCGGCCGCCGACACCCTGTCCGACGCGGGGCTGGCCACGGAGGCGGTCGCCGCCTACGAACGGGCGCTGGAGCTGCACCGGCTGACGGGGGAGGCGCCGGTTGCCGAGGTGCGGGTCCTGCGCTCGCTGGCCTGGCTGGGGCTGCGCGAGGCGGTCACCGACGCGGCCGTATCGCGGGCCCGGACCTTGATGGACGAGGCGGTCGGCGTACTGGAGGCCGCGCTGACGGCGGAGCCCGGGGCTGCGCACCTGCGGTCCGAACTGGCCCAGACCTGGCACCAGCTGGCGCAGGTCCTCGACCGACGTGTCAGCGCGCAGGCGGAACACTTCGACGAGGACGAGGACGAGCACGAGGACGACGACCGGGACGGGGATGAAGGCGGGGGCGAGGACGCGCCGGAGAAGCTGAGCGAGGCGGAGATCGAGGCGCTGCGTCTGGAGGAGATCGGCCTCTGGGACCGGGCCGCCTCGGCCTATGCGGAGCTCGGACCGGACCATCTGCGGGACCGGTTCCAGTGCCTGAACAACGCCGCCTGGACGGAGCAGGAGCGGGGCCGGGCGGACGCGGGGGCCGCACGGGTCGCCGCGCTGATCGACGAGGTCAAGGCACTGCCCGAAAGCGATGTGCCCGACTGGCTTCTGCCGTCCGCCGAGCGTCTGTTCGCGCAGCTGACCGCCTGA
- a CDS encoding HSP90 family protein, whose protein sequence is MTSTPHNFQVDLRGLVDLLSHHLYSSPRVYVRELLQNAVDAVTARQTLDPQAEIRIRLTATGGRVTIEDSGIGLTAAEAHSLLATIGRSSKRGGEHGLEAARQEFLGQFGIGLLACFVVARQIRVVTRSARDPQARPVEWLATDDGSYTVRELPYEARPEPGTTVVLEARPGAAEWTVPSKVGQLARDYGSLLLYDITFDDGEGGEPRSVTDRPAVWDRPFPTPAARRVALAGHCSELFGFTPLDSIDLDLPVAGVRGVAYVLPEPTSPAHRAGHRVHLKGMLLTDRADNLLPDWAFFVRAVLDTDTLRPTASRENLYDDETLAAVRDALGSRVRGWLAELAASDPERLAAFLRVHHLGVKSMARHDPELLGLMLPWLPFETSDGPMSLEQFAAAHTDVHFTRTVEEFRQIAPIAAAHGLGVINAGYTYDADLLALLPSVRPELKVTELDAGAVTERLDPVPTAAELELAPFLATARTRLEPQGCDVVLRAFQPVAVPALYLDDRQARQERDRTAALESADSLWSGILGALRGSAPRARLVLNHNNPLIRRISALPDEALTGTAVESLYGQALLMSQRPLRPADSTLLNRAFLGLLEWATHSTEAQEDQK, encoded by the coding sequence ATGACGTCCACACCCCACAACTTCCAAGTCGATCTGCGCGGCCTGGTCGACCTGCTTTCCCACCACCTCTACTCCAGCCCGCGCGTCTACGTCCGCGAGCTCCTGCAGAACGCCGTGGACGCCGTCACCGCCCGCCAGACCCTCGACCCTCAGGCCGAGATCCGCATCCGGCTGACCGCCACCGGCGGCCGGGTGACCATCGAGGACAGCGGCATCGGCCTGACCGCCGCCGAGGCCCACTCCCTCCTCGCCACCATCGGCCGCAGCTCCAAGCGCGGCGGCGAGCACGGACTGGAGGCGGCCCGGCAGGAGTTCCTCGGCCAGTTCGGCATCGGCCTGCTCGCGTGCTTCGTCGTGGCCCGCCAGATCCGCGTCGTCACCCGGTCCGCCCGCGATCCCCAGGCCCGGCCCGTCGAATGGCTGGCCACGGACGACGGTTCGTACACCGTGCGCGAACTTCCGTACGAGGCACGCCCGGAGCCCGGGACCACCGTCGTCCTCGAGGCCCGCCCGGGCGCCGCCGAGTGGACCGTCCCGTCCAAGGTCGGGCAGCTGGCCCGCGACTACGGCTCCCTGCTGCTGTACGACATCACCTTCGACGACGGCGAGGGCGGCGAGCCGCGATCGGTCACCGACCGTCCCGCCGTCTGGGACCGGCCCTTCCCCACCCCCGCCGCCCGGCGCGTCGCGCTCGCCGGGCACTGCTCGGAGCTCTTCGGCTTCACCCCGCTCGACAGCATCGACCTCGACCTGCCGGTCGCCGGAGTGCGCGGGGTGGCGTACGTCCTGCCCGAGCCGACCAGTCCCGCCCACCGGGCCGGACACCGTGTCCACCTCAAGGGCATGCTGCTGACCGACCGGGCCGACAACCTGCTGCCGGACTGGGCGTTCTTCGTCCGGGCCGTCCTCGACACGGACACGCTGCGGCCCACCGCCTCCCGCGAGAACCTGTACGACGACGAGACCCTGGCCGCCGTACGGGACGCCCTCGGCAGCCGCGTCCGCGGCTGGCTCGCCGAGCTCGCCGCGAGCGACCCGGAGCGGCTGGCCGCCTTCCTGCGCGTCCACCACCTCGGTGTGAAGTCCATGGCCCGGCACGACCCCGAGCTGCTCGGCCTGATGCTGCCCTGGCTTCCGTTCGAGACCAGTGACGGACCGATGAGCCTGGAGCAGTTCGCGGCCGCCCACACCGATGTCCACTTCACGCGCACCGTCGAGGAGTTCCGCCAGATCGCACCGATCGCCGCGGCCCACGGACTCGGCGTCATCAACGCCGGCTACACCTACGACGCGGACCTGCTGGCCCTGCTGCCTTCCGTACGGCCCGAGCTGAAGGTCACCGAGCTGGACGCCGGAGCCGTCACCGAGCGGCTCGACCCGGTGCCCACCGCCGCCGAACTGGAACTCGCCCCCTTCCTCGCCACCGCACGCACCCGCCTGGAGCCGCAGGGCTGCGACGTCGTGCTGCGCGCCTTCCAGCCCGTCGCCGTCCCCGCCCTCTACCTCGACGACCGGCAGGCACGGCAGGAGCGGGACCGGACCGCCGCGCTGGAGAGCGCCGACTCCCTGTGGAGCGGCATCCTGGGCGCGCTGCGCGGCTCCGCGCCCCGTGCCCGCCTGGTCCTCAACCACAACAACCCGCTCATCCGGCGGATCTCCGCGCTCCCCGACGAGGCGCTGACGGGCACCGCCGTCGAGTCGCTCTACGGACAGGCCCTGCTGATGTCCCAGCGGCCCCTGCGTCCCGCCGACTCCACCCTGCTCAACCGGGCCTTCCTCGGGCTCCTGGAATGGGCGACCCACTCCACCGAGGCCCAGGAGGACCAGAAGTGA
- a CDS encoding GAF domain-containing sensor histidine kinase gives MSVQESKESPEPSPGTPDPLEAATQATRSLQGLSTELTARVPQLLEAMRSVGTGLELHSTLDRICETAAELADARYAAIGVVDTEGRGLSDFVTFGISPELAGKIGHRPDGKRGLLGALISHPDTVQLVDLTKDPRSAGFPPHHPAMKTFLGVPIRVQGEIFGNLYLAEKNGGGPFNDYDVHMVRVLATEAGIAIGNARLYEAATQRERWIDGSVAVTTALLSGGDADDALAVVAEQARHLADSSAGIVMLPAEEGGMEIVAVSAENPATSLGVVIPAESPVVHSLFQGEPVFVDDAASDPRMISEMTSQYGPCMMLPLHSGGRVLGALVTPRARGKRPFCEAERTLATQFASQAALALMMAEAQRDRERLAVFEDRDRIARDLHDLVIQRLFATGMMLEGAQRRSIVPEVRDGVGKAVDELDVTIQEIRTAIFALQQGPAEAPSGLRTRVLREINMAAVPLGFKPAHRFLGPIDAVVGELVGKNLIAALREALSNAFRHADASRIEVVLDSTITLADGRPGVRLEVADDGVGIPEGGRRSGLRNLRRRAESLGGASSYGPGIGEDGGGTTLVWEAPL, from the coding sequence ATGTCAGTGCAGGAGTCCAAGGAATCGCCGGAACCATCACCGGGAACGCCGGACCCGCTGGAGGCCGCCACCCAGGCCACCCGGAGTCTGCAAGGCCTGTCCACCGAGCTCACGGCCCGGGTACCGCAGCTGCTGGAAGCCATGAGGTCGGTCGGTACCGGACTCGAACTGCACTCCACGCTGGACCGGATCTGCGAGACCGCGGCCGAACTCGCGGACGCGCGCTACGCGGCGATCGGCGTCGTCGACACCGAGGGCCGCGGACTTTCGGACTTCGTCACGTTCGGGATCAGCCCGGAGCTGGCCGGGAAGATCGGGCACCGTCCGGACGGGAAGCGGGGGCTGCTGGGGGCGCTCATCTCGCACCCCGACACCGTCCAGCTCGTCGATCTGACGAAGGATCCGCGCTCGGCCGGATTCCCGCCGCACCACCCGGCCATGAAGACGTTCCTCGGTGTCCCGATCCGGGTGCAGGGGGAGATCTTCGGCAATCTGTACCTTGCCGAGAAGAACGGCGGCGGCCCGTTCAACGACTACGACGTCCACATGGTCCGGGTGCTGGCCACCGAGGCGGGCATCGCCATCGGCAACGCCCGGCTGTACGAGGCCGCCACCCAGCGCGAGCGCTGGATCGACGGATCGGTGGCCGTCACCACGGCCCTGCTGTCCGGCGGGGACGCGGACGACGCCCTCGCGGTGGTGGCCGAGCAGGCCCGCCACCTGGCCGACTCCTCGGCCGGGATCGTGATGCTGCCGGCCGAGGAAGGCGGGATGGAGATCGTCGCCGTCTCCGCGGAGAACCCGGCCACCTCGCTCGGCGTGGTGATCCCCGCCGAGAGCCCGGTCGTGCACAGTCTGTTCCAGGGCGAGCCGGTCTTCGTGGACGACGCCGCGTCGGATCCGCGCATGATCAGCGAGATGACCAGCCAGTACGGGCCCTGCATGATGCTGCCGCTGCACAGCGGCGGCCGGGTGCTGGGGGCCCTGGTCACCCCGAGGGCCCGCGGTAAACGGCCGTTCTGCGAGGCCGAGCGGACCTTGGCCACGCAGTTCGCCTCGCAGGCCGCGCTCGCGCTGATGATGGCCGAGGCGCAGCGCGACCGGGAGCGGCTCGCCGTGTTCGAGGACCGTGACCGGATCGCCCGGGACCTGCACGACCTGGTCATCCAGCGGCTGTTCGCGACCGGCATGATGCTGGAGGGCGCCCAGCGCCGGTCCATCGTCCCCGAGGTCCGCGACGGGGTCGGAAAGGCCGTGGACGAGCTGGACGTGACGATCCAGGAGATCCGTACGGCGATCTTTGCCCTCCAGCAGGGCCCGGCGGAGGCTCCCTCGGGGCTGCGCACCCGGGTGCTGCGGGAGATCAACATGGCCGCCGTGCCGCTCGGCTTCAAGCCCGCGCACCGCTTCCTGGGTCCGATCGACGCGGTCGTCGGCGAACTGGTGGGCAAGAACCTGATCGCCGCGCTGCGCGAGGCCCTGTCCAATGCGTTCCGCCACGCCGACGCGTCCCGGATCGAGGTGGTTCTGGACTCCACGATCACGCTGGCGGACGGACGCCCGGGCGTCCGGCTGGAGGTCGCCGACGACGGGGTGGGCATCCCCGAGGGCGGGCGGCGCAGCGGGCTGCGGAACCTGCGCCGGCGGGCCGAGTCGCTGGGCGGCGCGAGCTCGTACGGCCCGGGCATCGGCGAGGACGGCGGCGGCACCACCCTGGTGTGGGAGGCCCCGCTCTAG
- a CDS encoding LLM class flavin-dependent oxidoreductase has protein sequence MSLRLSTVILPVRRWHEGGRDQWLRAEQLGFHTAYTYDHLSWRSFRDGPWFGALPTLTAAATATERLRLGTLVTSPNFRHPVTLAKELISLDDISGGRVTLGIGAGGNGFDATALGQEPWSPRERADRFAEFVPLLDTLLTEGAVSHEGTFYSAEEARNIPGCVQRPRLPFAVAATGPRGLRLAARHGQGWVTTGDPKLFEDGTPEQSLEAIRGQLARLDKACAEIGRDSASIEKILLTGFTPEANAVLSSVDAFVDFAGRHLELGFTELVIHAPIPDSDFAVDEAVFEKIATEAAAQLDS, from the coding sequence ATGAGTCTTCGTCTGAGCACGGTGATCCTTCCGGTACGTCGATGGCACGAAGGAGGCCGTGACCAGTGGCTCCGGGCTGAGCAGCTCGGGTTCCACACCGCCTACACCTACGACCACCTGTCCTGGCGGTCCTTCCGCGACGGTCCGTGGTTCGGCGCGCTGCCCACCCTGACGGCGGCGGCCACCGCCACCGAGCGACTGCGCCTGGGCACGCTCGTCACCTCGCCGAACTTCCGCCACCCGGTGACCCTCGCCAAGGAGCTCATCTCCCTGGACGACATCTCCGGCGGGCGCGTCACGCTCGGCATCGGCGCGGGCGGCAACGGCTTCGACGCGACCGCACTGGGCCAGGAGCCGTGGAGCCCGCGCGAGCGGGCCGACCGCTTCGCCGAGTTCGTACCGCTGCTGGACACGCTGCTGACCGAGGGCGCGGTGAGCCACGAGGGGACCTTCTACTCCGCCGAGGAAGCCCGCAACATCCCCGGTTGTGTGCAGCGGCCGAGGCTGCCGTTCGCCGTCGCCGCGACCGGGCCGCGCGGCCTGCGGCTCGCAGCGCGGCACGGCCAGGGCTGGGTGACCACAGGTGACCCGAAGCTCTTCGAGGACGGCACGCCCGAGCAGTCGCTGGAGGCCATCCGCGGGCAGCTCGCCCGGCTCGACAAGGCCTGCGCGGAGATCGGCAGGGACTCTGCATCGATCGAGAAGATCCTGCTGACCGGCTTCACGCCCGAGGCCAACGCTGTGCTGTCGTCCGTGGACGCGTTCGTCGACTTCGCGGGCCGTCACCTCGAGCTGGGCTTCACCGAGCTGGTGATCCATGCGCCGATCCCGGACTCCGACTTCGCCGTGGACGAGGCGGTCTTCGAGAAGATCGCCACGGAGGCCGCGGCCCAGCTGGACAGCTGA
- a CDS encoding Cof-type HAD-IIB family hydrolase yields the protein MGEDGAVTSAPQCPDGPTPTPRLIATDLDGTLLRDDKSVSLRTVAALAAAEEAGIEVFFVTGRPARWMDVVSDHVHGHGLAICANGAAVVDLHAGREFVQVRALPRAAALAVVTALRTATPGASFAVELTTGINYEPAYPPFFKDPGAHVAIAEKLLTEGTDESAAPVLKLLAHHAELAPDEFLALARSAAGEYASITRSSPTALLEISGQGVSKASTLALCCAERGISPAEVVAFGDMPNDVEMLSWAGTSYAMGNAHPDVIAAASGRTTANNEDGVAVVIERIVADRIAQRQQ from the coding sequence ATGGGCGAAGATGGAGCGGTGACCTCGGCTCCCCAGTGCCCGGACGGGCCAACCCCCACCCCCCGGCTCATCGCCACCGACCTCGACGGCACCCTGCTGCGCGACGACAAGTCCGTCTCGCTCCGCACCGTCGCCGCCCTCGCCGCCGCCGAGGAGGCCGGGATCGAGGTCTTCTTCGTCACCGGACGTCCCGCCCGCTGGATGGACGTGGTCAGCGACCACGTGCACGGCCACGGCCTCGCGATCTGCGCGAACGGCGCGGCGGTCGTCGATCTGCACGCAGGGCGGGAATTCGTGCAGGTCAGAGCGCTTCCCCGAGCTGCCGCCCTGGCCGTCGTGACCGCCCTGCGGACCGCGACACCGGGCGCCTCCTTCGCGGTCGAGCTGACCACCGGCATCAACTACGAGCCTGCGTACCCGCCGTTCTTCAAGGACCCGGGCGCCCACGTCGCCATCGCCGAGAAGCTGCTCACAGAAGGCACGGACGAGAGCGCCGCGCCCGTACTCAAGCTGCTCGCGCACCACGCCGAACTGGCTCCGGACGAGTTCCTCGCCCTGGCCCGCTCGGCTGCCGGCGAGTACGCCTCGATCACCCGCTCCAGCCCGACCGCCCTGCTGGAGATCAGCGGGCAGGGTGTCTCCAAGGCGAGCACCCTGGCGTTGTGCTGCGCCGAGCGGGGCATTTCCCCCGCCGAGGTCGTGGCTTTCGGGGACATGCCGAACGACGTGGAGATGCTCAGCTGGGCGGGCACCTCCTACGCGATGGGCAACGCCCACCCGGATGTGATCGCGGCCGCGTCCGGCCGTACGACCGCCAACAACGAGGACGGGGTCGCCGTCGTCATCGAGCGCATCGTGGCCGACCGGATCGCACAGCGACAGCAGTAG